CGGGCTCCAGGATGCGTTGGCGCAGATCTACCAAACGTCGGAGAGGCCGCGATGCATGTGTGTGAGCGGCGGCGTGGAGATGTACATCGCCAAGCACGGCGAGTTTGTCGTGAAGCGGATGCCGGACACGGGTCATCTTCACCATCCGACCTGCAGCTCGTTCGAGCCCGAACTGAGCACGTCGGGCCGCGGTGAGCTGATGGGCGACGCCATCATTTCCCACTCGCCCGACCAGATTGAGATCCGTACCGACTTCCCATTCTCGCGAGTGCCCGGCAAAGCATTGCCTCGGGGTGAGCCAGTGGTTGACCCTGCGGAGGTGCACGCGCCAAGGAAGCGGATGAGCCTGCGAGGGCTGCTGCACTTTCTCTACGAGACGGCTGGCTTCAACCGCTGGTACCCGGCGATGTTCGACCGTCGAAGCCAGTTCGTGATTCACAAGTACCTGACCGAGGCGGCCAGGGGCATCCAAGTGAAAGGTGGGTCGCTGGAGGAGCGCCTGTACGTTCCAGAGCCGTTCAAGTCGGAGAGGAAGGACGAGATTGGTGAGCGTCGCCGGCGGAAGCTTTCGATCTTGATGTCTCCCGAGGACGCGGTGCAGTTCAAGATGGCCATCGTGATCGGTGAGTTCGTCGGGTCTGAAGCGACACCGTTTGGGCGAAAGATCAAGGTCAAGCACATGCCCGATGTACCGCTGTACATCGAGTCCAAAGCATGGGAGCGGGTCGAAAAGGCATACGGACCGACCCTGCAGGCTAGAGACGCAGACGTAGACCGAAAGCCGAAGGCGTTGATGGCGGCTTTGATCTATGCAAA
The sequence above is drawn from the Piscinibacter gummiphilus genome and encodes:
- a CDS encoding DUF1173 family protein, which codes for MTSNWGHDMEIQYFIRGRTFDVGSPGLQDALAQIYQTSERPRCMCVSGGVEMYIAKHGEFVVKRMPDTGHLHHPTCSSFEPELSTSGRGELMGDAIISHSPDQIEIRTDFPFSRVPGKALPRGEPVVDPAEVHAPRKRMSLRGLLHFLYETAGFNRWYPAMFDRRSQFVIHKYLTEAARGIQVKGGSLEERLYVPEPFKSERKDEIGERRRRKLSILMSPEDAVQFKMAIVIGEFVGSEATPFGRKIKVKHMPDVPLYIESKAWERVEKAYGPTLQARDADVDRKPKALMAALIYAKREHLYQVDTLSLMMVSDQWIPLDGIYELPLIERLQAEGRTFLKPLKYDSKHGAAFPNVLLLDCGASPVPLHVVSAFAEPKERSAKEKALQAAGVSVWAWHTDKAMQELPPQALTRVHQAPRNHTRPRPAAPQERPEVSGDTPDNLTPAAPVDTAHAPQGQLL